Proteins from a single region of Amblyomma americanum isolate KBUSLIRL-KWMA chromosome 10, ASM5285725v1, whole genome shotgun sequence:
- the LOC144107598 gene encoding uncharacterized protein LOC144107598 isoform X3 has translation MRKRAKGVSHWVCKQCDYTTRHRGHFNQHMVVHSDKKPFECSLCHTAFSRRATLANHLYLHGREKKFQCRFCPMAFHARNALEQHVCTHLTA, from the coding sequence ATGAGGAAGCGTGCCAAAGGCGTCAGCCACTGGGTGTGCAAGCAGTGCGACTACACGACCCGCCACCGCGGCCACTTCAACCAGCACATGGTGGTGCACTCGGACAAGAAGCCTTTTGAATGTAGCCTGTGCCACACGGCGTTCAGCCGTCGGGCCACGCTGGCCAACCACTTGTACCTGCACGGCCGCGAGAAGAAATTCCAGTGCCGCTTCTGCCCCATGGCATTTCATGCCAGGAACGCACTGGAGCAACACGTGTGTACGCATCTGACAGCATAG
- the LOC144107598 gene encoding uncharacterized protein LOC144107598 isoform X1, producing MMLKCKRSCQDTAKPPVILQVENGLMRKRAKGVSHWVCKQCDYTTRHRGHFNQHMVVHSDKKPFECSLCHTAFSRRATLANHLYLHGREKKFQCRFCPMAFHARNALEQHVCTHLTA from the exons ATGATGTTGAAATGCAAAAGAAGTTGTCAAGACACTGCCAAGCCTCCAG tcattcTACAGGTTGAGAACGGCCTCATGAGGAAGCGTGCCAAAGGCGTCAGCCACTGGGTGTGCAAGCAGTGCGACTACACGACCCGCCACCGCGGCCACTTCAACCAGCACATGGTGGTGCACTCGGACAAGAAGCCTTTTGAATGTAGCCTGTGCCACACGGCGTTCAGCCGTCGGGCCACGCTGGCCAACCACTTGTACCTGCACGGCCGCGAGAAGAAATTCCAGTGCCGCTTCTGCCCCATGGCATTTCATGCCAGGAACGCACTGGAGCAACACGTGTGTACGCATCTGACAGCATAG
- the LOC144107598 gene encoding uncharacterized protein LOC144107598 isoform X2, with protein MPSAAVILQVENGLMRKRAKGVSHWVCKQCDYTTRHRGHFNQHMVVHSDKKPFECSLCHTAFSRRATLANHLYLHGREKKFQCRFCPMAFHARNALEQHVCTHLTA; from the exons ATGCCGAGTGCCGCAG tcattcTACAGGTTGAGAACGGCCTCATGAGGAAGCGTGCCAAAGGCGTCAGCCACTGGGTGTGCAAGCAGTGCGACTACACGACCCGCCACCGCGGCCACTTCAACCAGCACATGGTGGTGCACTCGGACAAGAAGCCTTTTGAATGTAGCCTGTGCCACACGGCGTTCAGCCGTCGGGCCACGCTGGCCAACCACTTGTACCTGCACGGCCGCGAGAAGAAATTCCAGTGCCGCTTCTGCCCCATGGCATTTCATGCCAGGAACGCACTGGAGCAACACGTGTGTACGCATCTGACAGCATAG